In Pasteurella dagmatis, the sequence AAATGCAGGCTTAAACACAGTGATGTCAAACAGCTTTGGTTTCGGTGGCACGAATGCAGCGTTAATTTTCAAAAAATATAACGGTTAATTGAAAGAAGGCAGATGAAATATCTGCCTTTTCTTTTAGTATATAAAAGCGGATTTTATAATCCGCTTTTTATTTTGATGAACAGAACTATTTATTGGCTAAAATGATCGCTCTTGTTGGTGCCTGATAGCCTTCAATAGTTTTATTATGATCATTGGGATCTAAAAAGTCCACTAAGGATTCATTTTCTAACCAATCTGTTTTACGCTGTTCTTCTAGTGTCGTTGGGGCCATATCTACGCAGCGGACATTTTTAAATCCAACTTTTTCTAACCAATGGATTAATGCCAGGACTGAAGGAATGAAATACACATTTTTCATTTTAGCATAACGATCAGTTGGTACTAGTACGGTGTTTATATCACCATCAACAACCAATGTTTCCAAAACTAATTCGCCACCTTTCACTAATTGATTTTTTAACTGGGTTAAATGGTCTAATGGCGATTTACGGTGATACAACACGCCCATTGAAAAGACGGTATCAAATGCCGCTAACGGTTGCATTTCTTCAAGCCCTATCGGGATTAAATTGGCTCGGCGATCGTTACCTAACAATTTGCGTACCGCCTCAAACTGGCAAAGGAATAATTCAGTTGGGTCTATGCCGACTACCGTTTTCGCACCTTCGCCCACCATACGCCACATATGATAGCCACTTCCACATCCAACATCTAAAATGGTACGATCTTTTAAGGGGGATAGGTGGGGTAATACACGATTCCATTTGAAATCTGAACGCCATTCGCAATCAATATGAATACCGTGCAAGTGATATGGACCTTTACGCCACGGCATTAATTGTTTGAGATGATAAACAATACGTTGTTCTTCACCTTGCGATAATGGTGAAATTGGCTCAGATTTGACCGCACTTTTGAGATCGATATTTGCACAGTCTAAGTGAGGTAAAAAATCAACAATTTTTGCCCATTTTACATAGTCACCGTGAGTTTGTTTTTCCCACTGTTTGAGTTGTAAAGGTAATGTTTCAAGCCAAGCAGATAAATTCGTTGTGGCAATTTGTTGATAAAAAGGACGAAAGTCAATCATAGAGCCTTCTTGTAAGCAGAGTTCGCTTGTTCAAATGTATCGAGAATATGTTTTTCTGGCTTTGCAGTGAGTAACGAAGTAATGACAATAACCAGGCTAGCTAGGATAAAACCAGGAATCATTTCGTAAATGGAGTGAAGTTGAGATCCCTCGACAGTCCACTTTTTCCAACCGAAAACAACGATTGCACCTGTCATCATACCGAATAATGCAGCAGAAGAGGTCATACGTTTCCAAAACAGTGAAAATAACACCACAGGGCCAAATGCACTGCCAAATCCTGCCCATGCAAATTCCACTAATTTTAATACACGGCTGTGTTCATCTTGTGCGATCCAAATCGCAATACCAGCAATGGAAAGTACCATTAAGCGACCAAGCCAAACTAATTCTTTATCAGACGCTTTTGGACGGATAAAACCTTTATAAAAATCTTCTGTGATGGCACTTGATGAGATGAGTAATTGTGCACTTAAAGTACTCATTACGGCTGCTAATATGGCAGAAAGTAGAATGCCTGAAATCCAAGGGTTAAACAACAATTTTGAGAGTTCAATAAAGACTTGTTCTGGTTCGCGATTTACTAAGTCTGCAACTTGGGGATTAGCATAGAAATAAGCAATACCAAAGAAGCCGATGCCCATTGCACCTAATAAACATAATATCATCCAAGTCATACTGATTTTACGTGCATTATTGAGTGATTTCACAGAATCAGCCGCCATAAAACGTGCCAAAATGTGTGGTTGTCCAAAATAACCCAAGCCCCATGCGGCTAGGCTTAACAAACCTAGTGGGGTTGTGCCACTGAAAATATCAGTAAAATCTTTTTGCGCTGTGACTTCTGCTTGTGCTAAGACAAGATGAAATTGTTCAATGCCATCTAAGCTAATTAATACGAAGACGGGAGTTAGAATGAGTGCAAAAATCATTAAAGTAGCTTGAATGGTATCAGTCCAGCTTACCGCGAGGAATCCTCCAATAAAAGTGTAAGCAATCGTTGCTAATGCGCCATACCAAAGTGCGGTTGAATATTGTACGGAGAATAAGTTTTGGAAAAGTTTCGCACCAGCTACTACCCCCGAAGCACAATAAATCGTAAAGAAAACCAAGATAATTGATGCTGAAACAATTTTGATTAGATTATGTGATGATCCAAAACGGTGGTGGAAATATTCCGGTAGTGTTAAAGCATTGTTATTGTATTCAGTATAAATACGTAAACGGCCGGCCACAAATAGCCAGTTAAGATAAGCACCGAGAGTTAAACCAATAGCGATCCATCCTTCGATCAAACCTGAAATATAAATAGCACCAGGTAAACCCATTAATAACCAACCTGACATATCGGATGCACCTGCAGACATTGCTGTCACAAAGCTCCCTAGACGGCGACCGCCTAAAATATAGTCAGATAGATTGTTTGTATAATAGTAGGCTAATAAGCCAATAAATAACATCCCAAAAATGTAAATTGTAAATGTAATAAGTGTTGGATCCAATCCAAACATGATGACCTCACAAACATCGAAAAATTATAATTTTTATCTCCCAAAATTTGAGAAAGCTCACATTTTACCTTATTTGGTACTATTATTCTATTTTCCTTTTCGTTAGACTAAATGACATTAATTATATTTAAAATCTTAATGTTAGGTGTTTTTTATGGATTCTGTTGAATTGTTAGTCAATGTCACGCCAAATGAAACACGGATTGCGCTTGTCGATACCGGAATATTGAAAGAGGTTCATATCGAGCGACAGGCAAAACGTGGCATTGTTGGTAACATCTACAAAGGGCGTGTAACACGAGTTTTACCCGGTATGCAATCAGCTTTCGTGGATATTGGTTTAGAGAAAGCAGCGTTTTTACATGCCTCTGATATTGTTTCTCATACGGAGTGTGTGGAAGAAAGTGAACAAAAGCAATTTGTAGTAAAAGATATTGCAGAGCTTGTTCGTGAAGGACAAGATATTGTGGTACAAGTTGTGAAAGATCCTCTTGGTACAAAAGGTGCTAGATTAACTACGGATATTACACTGCCTTCACGCTATTTAGTGTTTATGCCAGAAAATAGCCATGTAGGTGTTTCACAGCGTATTGAAAGTGAAGAAGAAC encodes:
- the putP gene encoding sodium/proline symporter PutP, producing MFGLDPTLITFTIYIFGMLFIGLLAYYYTNNLSDYILGGRRLGSFVTAMSAGASDMSGWLLMGLPGAIYISGLIEGWIAIGLTLGAYLNWLFVAGRLRIYTEYNNNALTLPEYFHHRFGSSHNLIKIVSASIILVFFTIYCASGVVAGAKLFQNLFSVQYSTALWYGALATIAYTFIGGFLAVSWTDTIQATLMIFALILTPVFVLISLDGIEQFHLVLAQAEVTAQKDFTDIFSGTTPLGLLSLAAWGLGYFGQPHILARFMAADSVKSLNNARKISMTWMILCLLGAMGIGFFGIAYFYANPQVADLVNREPEQVFIELSKLLFNPWISGILLSAILAAVMSTLSAQLLISSSAITEDFYKGFIRPKASDKELVWLGRLMVLSIAGIAIWIAQDEHSRVLKLVEFAWAGFGSAFGPVVLFSLFWKRMTSSAALFGMMTGAIVVFGWKKWTVEGSQLHSIYEMIPGFILASLVIVITSLLTAKPEKHILDTFEQANSAYKKAL
- the cmoB gene encoding tRNA 5-methoxyuridine(34)/uridine 5-oxyacetic acid(34) synthase CmoB; translated protein: MIDFRPFYQQIATTNLSAWLETLPLQLKQWEKQTHGDYVKWAKIVDFLPHLDCANIDLKSAVKSEPISPLSQGEEQRIVYHLKQLMPWRKGPYHLHGIHIDCEWRSDFKWNRVLPHLSPLKDRTILDVGCGSGYHMWRMVGEGAKTVVGIDPTELFLCQFEAVRKLLGNDRRANLIPIGLEEMQPLAAFDTVFSMGVLYHRKSPLDHLTQLKNQLVKGGELVLETLVVDGDINTVLVPTDRYAKMKNVYFIPSVLALIHWLEKVGFKNVRCVDMAPTTLEEQRKTDWLENESLVDFLDPNDHNKTIEGYQAPTRAIILANK